DNA from Electrophorus electricus isolate fEleEle1 chromosome 5, fEleEle1.pri, whole genome shotgun sequence:
TCTcacaattcacacacaccacacagtctctcacaattcacacacacaccactcaatACCACAGATCCATCTCAAGCTTTCAACTTACGGTCTGGAGTTTCTTTTTCAGTTCCAGATTGACCTGCTTGTACGTCTTTGACGTGGAGTTCAGGTAATATATAGCAAGACTGAAACAACAGAAGACACATTTCTTCTGCTCTTCCATTCCTGCTTACTGAGAACATGTATTTATGATGaatgggtggaggaggagtcCCCAGACTGATACCCACACCATAAGCAGTAGAAAAGGAAGGACCAGCCCCGGGTTGGAGACGTAGCTGAACACTTTTCCAAACCAGGCCGGGAAGTCTGTCTCCAGGGTCTCCTGGATGACATCGAACATGCGGCTTTTCCCACTACAGCAAAAAGGACCGGGTCGGAGGAAGCTGTCACTATAGAGTCATTAGTTAAATTATCTAAATGATTTTCCACTTagccttttgttgttgttgttgttggttaaTCACTAGTAATGGTTATTTCACCTATAAAactgttctttaaataaaggGAAGTTGTTCCGACATTGGACAACTGTCACGGGAcacccccgccccgccccgccccgccccgccccacgagtcacgtggtacggcctgccgcgtgcagcgGGGTTCACCTTGTTTGTGGCCTTTTGTGATTGCGCGCACCCGCGCGGGGTTTAATGTCGCgtctatttaaatctcagcTAGTGTGTGCATGGTGTTGGTCGTTGTTATTCTGCTGTtatatgtaaaacacatttagtcattgttaagtgttattttaattatgGAAGTCGTGTCTTTCGTTAATattgtgtatgagtgccaccagtgttgtttgtctttccttaataaatgtttcaccttatcgagggagtctgtgcgtcctgctccacgctcatcggcactcgggccagcagattcGTTACAACAACAAATTGGCATGAATAAAAATTGagttttttggggtggggggggatgaGATTATTTAGCTTTTCTTATGTCGCCCTCTACTGGTTAAAATGAAGACTTCCATAtgttgtctgtttcttttgaaaGGTTCCAACACCATTGTTTTTTCgcttcaaaacaacaacaaatctaGATTATAAGAAACCTGTACCTGACCAACATCTATTGCTGTTGTTGGTTTTACATTTGAGAAATTGTTCTGAGGTTTAAGTGCCATACGATTTCGTTCCACCCACAACCTGACCCGCTGTTCTATTCACTAGAACACCCAGAAGCACACGAATACCCAGCACAAAGGTCGTCACCACCAGACAAATGAGATGTCAATCGGAAAGCCACGGCTCTCCTGAAGTGCTTCTGGGGGAAGTAGGGCCGAGCTCCCGATACCTGAACGGCCCGCAGTCAAAGGAAGGCGGGATGGACACGACGGTGTAGATGGCCGGCAgtgtggagaggaagagaatgacCAGTAGCATGGCCATGTAGAAGTTGTTGGAGCCGGAGGCCTTGAAGACGCGCTCCTGAGGGACATCACAGCACATGACAGCCCAGCACTGAAGGTACATGGACACATGCAGGCGCAGGACGTTTAGAGCGGGCAGGCAGGGCGCGTAGAATGCTCCCATCCTGgaagagagagcacacacacacacacacacacacacacacacacacacacacacacacacacacacacacacacacacacacaaatgaacatgctcacacacgtgcgcgcacacacacacacaaacacgctcacacgtgcgcgcacacacacacacaaacacacgcgcacacacacacacacacacacacacacaaacgaacacgctcacacacgtgcgcgcacacacacacacacacaaacgaacatgttcacacgtgcgcacacacacacacacacgctcacacacatacgcacacacacacacaaacgaacacgctcacacacgtgcgcgcgcacacacacagacacacaaacacgctcacacacgtgcgcacacacacacacacatacacacatgcacacacacacgcacacacacacaaacgaacacgctcacacacgtgcgcacacacacacacacacatatatgcacacagacataatGACACACAGAACAGGTGAAATAATGTTAAAACCAGCAATGCACAAATAGATTAAATCATTTGGAAAGGTTTTTACTAAATGAAGTTCTGGATTTCTGGAATGGAATTCCATCCTACCAGATCATTCCCTGGTTGAATATGAGGCCAAGTACGTTCCCACTCACATCGAACTCCGAATATGAGGGCTAATATGgaagcaagaaaataaaacttGATGAATTTCGATTACTATAATTTCAATGCACATCCACAGATATGTGTCAGTGGGAACTGCCTCTCCCAATTAAAAGAGCTCCAGTACAGATCACGAAAAAACTGTACTGAGTTACCTAAACTGGTTACAGAAAATTACTGTCATGTTGGATTGTCATGCAATTCACCTGCACTGAGTGCTATATTTAACATACACAACTAAATCAAATTATCTTAATCTTAATCCTAATCTTAAATGTACAATGCCCTTGTGTCCCACATCTGACCGAGGAGTTGCGTTGACTTTGCTCCGTCTGAAGTGGGCGGGGCCACTCACGAAGCTGTACTCCAGGTCCCAGCACCAGCAGTAGTTGAGGAAGCGCACCAGCACGGCCCGCAGGAAGTCACCGATCAGCAGCGTGATGTAGGTCGTCATGGTGTCGGATATGATCAGGCGCACAAACTCCTGTGGTGGTGAGGGAGACCTCGGTGGGTGTCCGCACCAGGCATGGGTAATGTGGAGGAGAGGTGAtgtgagaggtggaggagaggtgggggaggggtggaggagaggtgatgtgagaggtggaggagaggtgatgtgagaggtggaggagaggtgatgtgagaggtggaggagaggtggaggagaggtgatgtgagaggtggaggagaggtgatgTGAGACAtggagaagaggtggaggagaggtggaggagaggtgatgtgagagatggaggagaggtgaTGTGAGACAtggagaagaggtggaggagaggtgatgtgagacatggaggagaggTTGAGGGTTTCTCTGGTGGTTGCGCTCATAAAGGACAGTGTTGGCCAGACTGCTTGCAGACAGGTTCATTTTTATGCTTTATTACTGATTCACTTGATCCTCAAAAGATAAGcaactgatcattttaaatgttttgcaatTGTGTTATTCTACTTTTAAATAAAGCGtttttttacagtaattacTGGAAATTATAAGTTGTCAAGTAAATTAATTCGTTACTAGTTTATGAAGGGGTGAACTAAAACTTATGTCGGAAATGAAGTGAACAGTGAATAATTCATCCTTGGATTGCCGTGCTTGTTGGTCTCCCAGCAGGGGCCCCTGGCATGAGTACCTGTCCCACCATGGTCTCCCAGCAGGGGCCCCTGGGCACATCAGCAGGGTGCACTGTGATAGGAGGAGCCGTCGAGTTCTCTGGTGTGGTCCCGTTATATAGGCTGGCCTGCCATATCGTCATATTGAACTTCACTATCTCCTCTTCAGCCCTCTAGAGACACCAAgcaacaaacgaacaaacaaaacagctccATTCTCAGGTACACGCCAAACCTTTAGACAGCTTAACTGACTTCTGTTTCAACCTTTGAGTTACACAAGGAAGTAGTTTTTCTATAGCTAGTTTGCTCTttcctataaaaaaaaaaaaaagaaaacagaagatgagagggagagtgttATCATGAATAACACCACAGCTGCATATATTAGATCCAACAGGCCAGGCAGAGCACTTTTCCAAACAATCAGATTGTGAGGTTAGAACTAACTTGTGAAAAAGCCTGTAATTTGAACACTGGGAAagaccagtaacacacacacacaaaaccatatcaataaaaacatatatacatgtaatcTTTCACACAACGTGAAAAAATAATTCAGAGCTGGACCGTAACCCACCTCGCCGTCTTGCAGAAGACTGACCATCTTTGAGTCATTAACTTGATTATAAACCTCGACTCAAACCTGCTCTGACAGGCCATAGTGTGAATCACAAATTACAGGGACGCCAAAATGCACCCTTGAGGTGATTCTGTCGAACACATCAGGGCCTTGGACGAGGTGACAATAACGCACCTTCTCTGTGGCCTCCTTGTCAAAAAGTCAACCAGCTAACAAATGTTGCCTAAGTCAGTTGCATGTTATTCAGACCGTCTCTGAGCTAGAATATGGCTGCATACTACtgcaaaatcaacaaaacacaaGTGCGCATGCGCCTTCTCGCCCTGCAGGTGCTCGACAGCAGGATTCAACAGTGTTGCTGTGGCAACCTGTATCCCGTTCCTtgttaatatgcaaatgtgaatgGGGCAGTTACGTCACTGATTTCTCTTCATGATTTGCTCATTATCAATTATGGAGAAAGATATTTAACAAGAATACCCTCGAGGTCTGGAAACAGAGGGTGCGAATTGTCAATGAATGGGACAGACCATTGTTTCAAACACCCAGGATGAACAACTGGTTATATAATAGCTAATATGCAAATGTGGTTACAAAATATAGCTGGCAATAACAGGGTGTTACGGTCCCAATAATTTCACACAAAATGCACAGGGGCAAAAGTTGAATGAGAACACAGAGAAAGCAGATCTAGCAGCCGAAACAGAACGAGAGATATTTTAATCAGGAGCTCGATATAGTACTTGAAGCAACTATGGCGACACACAAGGAGGAAAACTAATGGAAACTGTGTGACCATTCGGATCATGCGGGCAGAACATTTCGGAATCGAGGCGACAAACACGTCATAAGACGAAAGGGAACAGGCACCTCAGCGAGTCTGGAAATGTGCGGTATTACTGGGGAAGGCTGAGAAGGGCTTTCCATGAAGCAAACAGGGGTGCGTATTTAGAAACGTCATTGTAGTTCATTGGTGGTGCTTACGCTGGTGTGTTCACCTTAAGGTTGATCTGGTCCATGAGGGCAATGATGAAGGTGTAGAGGTTCCCCAGGAAGAGGGCGAAGATGCGACCCAGCTGCCAGCGCAGCGCGATGCGGGGATGATAGTTCTCCAGCGTGCTGATCACGTCGAAGAGCATGGGACAAAACATGCCCAAGAGAGACATCACCATGTTCACCTGGAAGACACGTGGGTTCGGACTTAAGCTTCAGGTGTTTTCATTATCCATAGCAGCTGCTGgaccaataaacacacaggacactTGCTTCGTTTCTCTCCCACCAGCCGTAGTTATCCAGCCCTTCTAGGGCAAACTTCTGGGACCGGCGCACCACGAAGTAGATCAGATACCCACTTCCTGCCAGACAACACAGAACCAGGAAGTTGGCTAAGACGCGGAGGAATCGTGTCAGGTGGATGTTATCATCttttctgctctcctgctcctctaCAATGGCCTCCTGgtgaagaaaaacatttgaaatgaagattaaacacacacactcaagcacacatAACCTCTTACGCATGCCTCACCCTCACATACTATATGCATTATGATATATTTTAGGGCacacactacacgcacacagtcaTAACTTCACATGCATGCTGCGCACAGTATAAATAACAACACAgcaggaatacacacacacacacacacacatacacactttaaaGCTAGTTGTGATAGAGGCGAACTTGTTGTCTGCCGTCTCCACGTTCCCAATGAGGTAATCCCAACTGGTGAATATTTTCCAGCTGAAATTAAAGCTGGTGtcatctcctcctccatcttcaCTGGCGTTCCGCGCCATGCTACAGAAAACGTTTGACATCGGCGGGTGGGGGGAAGCAAATCAAACCTCAGGTAATGCTGTCTGCCTTGAATTTTACTACAGACAAAATGCAGAGATATTCTCGTCACATGTTGTTTGGTGCTAGTTCCTATCCCTGCAAACTGGAGACCAGCCAGCCAGCAGAGTATCGCCGGGTTTTCACACGCTTCTGGAGGTCTTGCTGCGCTGGATCAGGCGCAGGAAAATTGTTCATCAGTTACTTTGCTGGAGACCTCTGCTCTAGTGCAGTTCACCAACAGGCATTCTTCATCActacatatgtttacatttacagccctCGAGAGGCAATTTTATCCATAGCaacttatatatttatcagcGCATGTACTGATAAATATCAGTATATGCATTGATAAGTATCAGTATACGTTTTAATAAATATCAGTATATGCGTATATAAATTTCAGTATATGTACTGCTAAATATCAGTATATGTATTCATGAATATCAGTATATGCATTGATAAGTATCAGTATACGTTTTAATAAATATcagtatatgcatatataaatttCAGTATATGCATTGATAAATATCAGTATATGTATTCATGAATTTCAGTATATGCATTGATAAATATCAGTATATGTATTCATGAATTTCAGTATATGCATTGATAAATATCAGTATATGTTTTAATACATGTCAGTATATGCATTGATAAATATCAGTATATGTATTGATAAATATCAGtatctgttttaataaatgtcaGTATATGCATTGATAAATATCAGTATAAGCATTGATAAATATCagtatgttttaataaatatcaGTATATGCATTGATAAATATCAgtatatgttttaataaatgtcaGTATATGCATTGATAAATGTCAGTATATGCATTGATAAATGTCAGTATATGCATTGATAAATATCAGTATATGTATTGATAAATATCAGTATATGTATTCATGAATTTCAGTATATGTATTCATGAATATCAGTATATGTATTCATGAATATCAGTATATGTATTCATGAATTTCAGTATATGCATTGATAAATATCAGTATATGTATTGATAAATATCAGTATATGCATTGATGAATATCAGTATATGCATTGATGAATATCAGTATATGCATTGATAAATATCAGTATACGTATACCTACTCCACCCTCCATATATTTGGCATTTATTCAGTAAGGCCCAGCTGTGATGAAGACAAAAGCATGACTAAATGACATGGCGGGAGGTGGGGATCTGACTCACGTCCTAATCACCACCATGTAACTATAAGCGGCCATGCCCACCCCGACCAGGAAGTAGGAGAGGGGCATGCGGTACTTGAGCCAGCCGATGGTTCGCTGGTTGTTGTAGTAGCCGTAGAAAAGGACCGAATACTTCGCATAGCCCTGcaagttggaaaatatgcaacGGTGTAAGGTTAAGATCGCACTCAGGAGGCTGCACGTCACCGTACATCACACCATCCCTTAAACCggtgaaaagaaaacagcaataCGAAGAGCAGGAATGCACTGTGCGAGATGTCTGATTATCGACTTTAAAAGATGTGACATTATTTTGGTATTTACAAACGAATCATACAATTGTGAACCAAAGTATCGACTGCTAGAGGCGCAGAGTAAACAAACCATTAGTCCGCTTACCCCAAAGTCCCACAATATGGCAAAGTTCATGGCACTCGCTTCTTCATCTCTGGGGACCGTCTTCCTGGGAATGCTGCCATATGGCCGTCCCATCAGTGcctgcagagagacagccaCTGTCACTTGACACAGTCTTCTCCTGACCATCCAGCTTCCACCTGCTATCTAGGTCTCTCCATCACACGTCTGTTAACGTCTCCTGCAGTACATATATCAGGCAATTAATCTTTATGAACCGTGAACGTACTTGGAGAAGAGCATTAAACGCCAACTTTTTAAAAGGACGGGGGCCACGCCTTCCTTCCCatccaaaaaccaaaaaaatacaccaacacaccagTCAGTATTTTTTGTCACCACCATCATATGCACTGAACCATATTGAGGAGCATTTAAATGAGCATTCAAACTCAagagttttaatttaaaaggcATTCTTATTTCTGAATGATGAAACTGATAAGAAGACTGTCTGCTCGTCAATGATACAAGTAACCCCCAAAACCTATAAAAGGTTCCTCTCAACTATAGCAGTAAATGCAACTATTTGATTCATTACAAACATATTGCTCTTTGTCTCATAAAAATTTGAATTCGATCTGAAGATTTTAAACGATGGTACTCGGCTGTCGGCACAACCATTTATGCTAACGCTCCAGGCGTTACTCAGACATGAATGCAACTGCCCATGAAGGGTCTGAGCTAGCATGTCTCCTGCAGTACATATATCAGGCAATTAATCTTTATGAACCGTGAACGTACTTGGAGAAGAGCATTAAACGCCAACTTTTTAAAAGGATGGGGGCCACGCCTTCCTTCCCATCCAAGGAGAACATGGCTAATTGTGGCCACGCCTTCCTTCCCATCTAATGACAACACAGCTAATTGTGCTTTCTTCGACTCCCACACACCATGGTACAGGTCTCAGAAATATGAAAgaattgtgtttttgtaatgttttacattttcatgctAGAGAAAACTTTCTAAGTTCTAGTATTAATATGAAATAACCAGTTGTATCTGTTTATACACTTGCCATGTGGCCTGTTGTGACAGGTCTGGCAAACCTATCcaacaaaatcaataaaaagaaagcaaaatatgtataaaataaataagtattgaaaaatgcattaatcaaatcaaagatgaaaatcatatttttttaattcaaatttcTTCTCAAATTTTTAGTCAGAAATAAAGGACAATGATGAAAGAGTTTGAGGCTAAGAGCAAagttttatatgaaatatgttcGGTCTAAGTTGTCTCTCACCTCAGGAACCATGACAAGGCCAAAGGTCAAACCAAAGAGGATCATGTTGATGCCATACATCCATCTCAGAAAGATGAAGTAGGAGGCCACGGATGAACCAAAATGACCTAACAAACATTTTGAACATGTGGAAAACCATAGaatatatataatcaaacaGCTGAAGCTATCAATTTCTGTCTACTGGATGTAATTCAAAAACTATAGAAACAAAATAATCATCAAATGATTTTCCAGAACCTTAaatcagacagcaggagagcatAGAAAATGCAAAATTGAACACACTTTCGATTTCTTTAATCTTCATTTCCCATGGAATGCAGGCTGTCTTGAAGTTCTCAAAGTCTCTCTGAAATTTCTTCcatttctgttagacaaagtaaTATTATACATCATGCCATATCACGGttttaaaatagttattttgtttatcaagttctaaaaaaaaactacatccTTACAGCACAATGCTAAATTGTCATCCATGCTATGAAACACATTGTGAAACACACAGAATACTTGTAGCttacaatcaaacaaataagtGAATAAACAGATGCCAAAATGGTAAGGTTTGCCACTGCTACTGacaatctgtttgtttttgggtcATGTGCCACTCACCTTCCTCAGCGTAACCTTGTAGGCATACAGcttcctccctctgcctttCCCCAAAGCACCCTCAGACTTCTCCACAAACTCCTGTGACTCCCTTAGACATGGAGAGAAGGAATCACCAAAGCCCAACTGACAGAGTCCAGGGTCATGATCCATGTCATGGTCCAGAGTCATGGTCCGGGGTCATGGTCCGGGGTCATGGTCCGGGGTCATGGAGGCAAGCATGTTGGGTGTAATATGCTAAATGGTTGGGATTCATAGTCCATTTTTCAAACCAATTTGAGTCTGAAAATGCAGTTGTGACAGCACAACAGACAAGCGTTTTATGTTTCCTAAAATCACGTCAGCACGTTAAAACATCCATCTACACTCATCTGTTTGTGCTTTTAGGATCTTGCAGCTGCCAATTGCTAAATCACGTTTGTCTGCATTAAGAGAGGTTCATGGGTTGGTTTTCATCTCTTTATGGCGACAACTACCTCAACTGACACatcaaccaaaaaccaaaaaaatacaccaacacaccagTCAGTATTTTTTTGTCACCACCATCATATGCACTGAACCATATTGAGGAGCATTTACATGAGCATTCAAACTCAagagttttaatttaaaaggcATTCTTATTTCTGAATGATGAAACTGATAAGAAGACTGTCTGCTCGTCAATGATACAAGTAACCCCCAAAACCTATAAAAGGTTCCTCTCAACTATAGCAGTAAATGTAACTATTTGATTCATTACAAACATATTGCTCTTTGTCTCATAAAAATTTGAATTCGATCTGAAGATTTTAAACGATGGTACTCGGCTGTCGGCACAACCATTTATGCTAACGCTCCAGGCGTTACTCAGACATGAATGCAACTGCCTGAAAACCGTTTGCCTTAATATGTCTGATTTAGCCACATATAAGAAATCTTAGGACCAACTACACAGGAACCTCTGCCTAGAGTTTTCTAGATGGCCCCACATCTCACTGTTCCCACGTCACTAAAGTTGCTGCATGAAAGGCTCAGCTTGGGGTTTTCCTCTACCTGCGACACACTGAGGAGTTTGTCTGCCTGACCCAGACTGCATAGACCCGCCGTTCGTCTGCGCGTCACTGCTCCGTGCTACATGCTACTCTCTGTTTCTCAATCCTTTTTTGACGTTTTTGTGCTTTGATCATAGATTTGTCTAATATGTACCCATCTGCCTGCTTGTTGCGATGACAGTTCCTTTTGGTTTTTGGGTTTTGGTTCTGgctccatctctctgttctctgttctctagctGTAAACACTGCTAGCTAGccattatattatttacatcaaataaatatttaagttatATAGGAAGAAAGACTGCAGTCTACAGCCTCAGatgtttcacttttcttttcagCATTAGAGTGAATgattataaacataaaattatgTTTCGGGGTAGCACGGACATGTACGTTTTGCTTACAAACCCATAATGAAGTCGGTTccatattttaaacatgcattagCGCTGTATGTATTTGCCAAAAGCAGAGGAGTAATTTACGCAGGGGACGTTGGCGACGTCTCCCCGCCACTTTCTGAAACGAGAGGATTTTATCCCCGCCTCTTTTTGAAAATTTAGGAGAAGGGATTTCTGTTTCATCTGGGCAAAGTGTTTCCTTGGAATGTTGCCTTCATTTATTCCATAATCATTTGACAACATGCTTGTGTCATTACTACTTGATCTCCTAAAGGGAACGTGAATTTGACGGGCAATTGAATTGAGTACAACATCCGTCCACATTTTTGCCCCCAGCAAAGTTACACCCGTAGTCAGAAGCCCACGGAAGGCAATGTAAATGCTTTCAAAACATGGTAAATAACTGGCCATtatcattaataaaaacatgattaatggtcatttaaaattaTACACAGTTTCTGTACCATGTACAGAGAGGGCCAATGTGAAAAATCATGATTAGTCTATTAGTGTAATACGGTGAAAAGGTATTTTCCTTTGCCTTATTTTGACCTCATTATGGGGCACCGCAAAACAGATTTTAATAACAttgtgcgggcgtgtgtgtgtgtgtgtgtgagagagagagagagagagagagagagatatggaatCAAAAGAGTTCACATGCAAGACTTTGGATGAAATCAATGTTAACTCTAAAATGTATACACTGCATCTTTCTCACGTTTTCATTTGTTCAATAACTCATTCACAATCACACTGATATGGATGCAATTTCACGTCAACCAGCAGACGAGGAATATTTACAATGTTGTGAGAAATGAAAATAAC
Protein-coding regions in this window:
- the tmc1 gene encoding transmembrane channel-like protein 1 isoform X1, which produces MKKKRLSGEEAHEAVRKTSDKELKQAKEHEQEKSMKPAETTSEFEICSSGEEEEAKDVEVVLGSLSPEELEKLKEAVDDRKKLIGTLRGKPWPMSKKLVTLRESQEFVEKSEGALGKGRGRKLYAYKVTLRKKWKKFQRDFENFKTACIPWEMKIKEIESHFGSSVASYFIFLRWMYGINMILFGLTFGLVMVPEALMGRPYGSIPRKTVPRDEEASAMNFAILWDFGGYAKYSVLFYGYYNNQRTIGWLKYRMPLSYFLVGVGMAAYSYMVVIRTMARNASEDGGGDDTSFNFSWKIFTSWDYLIGNVETADNKFASITTSFKEAIVEEQESRKDDNIHLTRFLRVLANFLVLCCLAGSGYLIYFVVRRSQKFALEGLDNYGWWERNEVNMVMSLLGMFCPMLFDVISTLENYHPRIALRWQLGRIFALFLGNLYTFIIALMDQINLKRAEEEIVKFNMTIWQASLYNGTTPENSTAPPITVHPADVPRGPCWETMVGQEFVRLIISDTMTTYITLLIGDFLRAVLVRFLNYCWCWDLEYSFPSYSEFDVSGNVLGLIFNQGMIWMGAFYAPCLPALNVLRLHVSMYLQCWAVMCCDVPQERVFKASGSNNFYMAMLLVILFLSTLPAIYTVVSIPPSFDCGPFSGKSRMFDVIQETLETDFPAWFGKVFSYVSNPGLVLPFLLLMVLAIYYLNSTSKTYKQVNLELKKKLQTQSEENKKKNKLAAEQAKNTAAAEAQTRQSGGSASRKERDSSKNSRQNCGHISPAVQVGSSTKSSAASSSQTPPSIRPPVTQTHPTSGSLPGQPRQPSSRKQHAPSRGS
- the tmc1 gene encoding transmembrane channel-like protein 1 isoform X3, translated to MKKKRLSGEEAHEAVRKTSDKELKQAKEHEQEKSMKPAETTSEFEICSSGEEEEAKDVEVVLGSLSPEELEKLKEAVDDRKKLIGTLRGKPWPMSKKLVTLRESQEFVEKSEGALGKGRGRKLYAYKVTLRKKWKKFQRDFENFKTACIPWEMKIKEIESHFGSSVASYFIFLRWMYGINMILFGLTFGLVMVPEALMGRPYGSIPRKTVPRDEEASAMNFAILWDFGGYAKYSVLFYGYYNNQRTIGWLKYRMPLSYFLVGVGMAAYSYMVVIRTMARNASEDGGGDDTSFNFSWKIFTSWDYLIGNVETADNKFASITTSFKEAIVEEQESRKDDNIHLTRFLRVLANFLVLCCLAGSGYLIYFVVRRSQKFALEGLDNYGWWERNEVNMVMSLLGMFCPMLFDVISTLENYHPRIALRWQLGRIFALFLGNLYTFIIALMDQINLKRAEEEIVKFNMTIWQASLYNGTTPENSTAPPITVHPADVPRGPCWETMVGQEFVRLIISDTMTTYITLLIGDFLRAVLVRFLNYCWCWDLEYSFPSYSEFDVSGNVLGLIFNQGMIWMGAFYAPCLPALNVLRLHVSMYLQCWAVMCCDVPQERVFKASGSNNFYMAMLLVILFLSTLPAIYTVVSIPPSFDCGPFSGKSRMFDVIQETLETDFPAWFGKVFSYVSNPGLVLPFLLLMVLAIYYLNSTSKTYKQVNLELKKKLQTQSEENKKKNKLAAEQAKNTAAAEAQTRQSGGSASRKERDSSKNSRQNCGHISPAVQVGSSTKSSAASSSQTPPSIRPPD
- the tmc1 gene encoding transmembrane channel-like protein 1 isoform X2 gives rise to the protein MKKKRLSGEEAHEAVRKTSDKELKQAKEHEQEKSMKPAETTSEFEICSSGEEEEAKDVEVVLGSLSPEELEKLKEAVDDRKKLIGTLRGKPWPMSKKLVTLRESQEFVEKSEGALGKGRGRKLYAYKVTLRKKWKKFQRDFENFKTACIPWEMKIKEIESHFGSSVASYFIFLRWMYGINMILFGLTFGLVMVPEALMGRPYGSIPRKTVPRDEEASAMNFAILWDFGGYAKYSVLFYGYYNNQRTIGWLKYRMPLSYFLVGVGMAAYSYMVVIRTMARNASEDGGGDDTSFNFSWKIFTSWDYLIGNVETADNKFASITTSFKEAIVEEQESRKDDNIHLTRFLRVLANFLVLCCLAGSGYLIYFVVRRSQKFALEGLDNYGWWERNEVNMVMSLLGMFCPMLFDVISTLENYHPRIALRWQLGRIFALFLGNLYTFIIALMDQINLKRAEEEIVKFNMTIWQASLYNGTTPENSTAPPITVHPADVPRGPCWETMVGQEFVRLIISDTMTTYITLLIGDFLRAVLVRFLNYCWCWDLEYSFPSYSEFDVSGNVLGLIFNQGMIWMGAFYAPCLPALNVLRLHVSMYLQCWAVMCCDVPQERVFKASGSNNFYMAMLLVILFLSTLPAIYTVVSIPPSFDCGPFSGKSRMFDVIQETLETDFPAWFGKVFSYVSNPGLVLPFLLLMVLAIYYLNSTSKTYKQVNLELKKKLQTQSEENKKKNKLAAEQAKNTAAAEAQTRQSGGSASRKERDSSKNSRQNCGHISPAVQVGSSTKSSAASSSQTPPSIRPPVFLLYKLLREFSHHTCYCTIKKKIFTS